The genomic region CGCCCCGCTGGCGCCGGCAACGCAGCCCACGGGGATTCTTGGACAGGCTCCTAGGCGGTCTGTGCAAGGTCGAGGAATCCCTCTGCTCTGCCCGGACAAGACGGGTGCGTGGCTTCTCCCGGCATGACAGCCTCTTCCACCACGCATGCAGAAGTCGGTGGCACACCTTTGAGAACAGAGACGACGAGCTGGCTGTAGGCGCCCATCTCCCGCAAGCAAGACATCTCGAGATAGGGATAGTCGCCTGCTTTCTTTCTCACTGGAACCGTCCCTTGTTTCCCTGACTGGCCGCGCTTTGGTCACCGTCATGGTGATGACGCGATTGTCGCGCTTTCGCGGGAAAGCGCGACAATCCTCGTGACCACCCTTGGCAGGTGTCGAGGATGATCGAGGAATGCGTCGAATTGGGCTTGACCCGCAACGGAAGGTCGCGTATGATTCCGATATAGGATTTGCTCCTATGTATCTGGAGTCACGGTGTGTCGCCCTGTCGCAATGCACTCGAGCAGCGCATGGAGGTCTTCAGGGATGCCTGCAAGAAGGCAGGCATCCGGGTGACGCCTCAGCGGGTGGAAGTCTTCCGACAGGTCGCCTGCACGGAGGAGCACCCGGATGCGGAGACGGTGTTCAGGCGAGTGCGACGACGGCTGACGACTGTCTCCCTCGACACGGTCTATCGGACTCTGGACCTGCTGGAGGACTTTGGCCTTATCTCCAGGGTGGATGTGCTGTGCGACCGGGCACGCTTCGATGCGAACCGGGAGCGGCACCACCACTTCGTGTGCGTCCGGTGCGGTGCCGTCCACGACTTCGTGCATCCCGGGTGGGACCGCTCCACCGTGCCCGAGGCGGTGAAGGCGATGGGCGACGTGAGGTCCATGCACGTGCAGTTCCGGGGCCTGTGCTCGAGGTGCGCGGCGCAGGAGCGGAGAGGAGGCAAACGGCCCCGCTCCTGATCCTAGGAGCCTGTCCAA from Planctomycetota bacterium harbors:
- a CDS encoding Fur family transcriptional regulator, with the protein product MSPCRNALEQRMEVFRDACKKAGIRVTPQRVEVFRQVACTEEHPDAETVFRRVRRRLTTVSLDTVYRTLDLLEDFGLISRVDVLCDRARFDANRERHHHFVCVRCGAVHDFVHPGWDRSTVPEAVKAMGDVRSMHVQFRGLCSRCAAQERRGGKRPRS